The following are encoded in a window of uncultured Pseudomonas sp. genomic DNA:
- a CDS encoding 3'-5' exonuclease, translating into MNTFNWLTGRRPALSQTQLQRRENLATPAALDEQPLQQQRFVVLDLETSGLNMRRDLVLSIGAVVIEHGGIDLSQQFECTLQREGHQANPSTLIHGIAPSEIAEGEAPAEALLAFMEFVGDSPLLAFHAEFDQRMLARALKQSLGLRLQHTFIDVAEIAPLLCPKATVGNAGLDGWTQHFGLQVQQRHHASADALVTAELALILLSKARQQGLDSLPTLLQQLNSRRRQLAHSI; encoded by the coding sequence ATGAACACATTCAACTGGCTCACCGGGCGCAGACCGGCACTGTCGCAGACACAGCTGCAGCGCCGGGAAAACCTGGCAACGCCAGCAGCACTCGACGAACAGCCGCTGCAGCAGCAGCGTTTCGTCGTCCTCGACCTGGAAACCAGCGGCCTTAACATGCGCCGCGATCTGGTGCTGTCGATTGGCGCGGTGGTAATCGAGCATGGCGGCATCGACCTTAGCCAGCAATTCGAATGCACCCTGCAACGCGAGGGGCACCAGGCCAACCCCAGCACCCTGATCCACGGCATTGCCCCCAGCGAAATTGCTGAGGGTGAAGCGCCTGCGGAGGCACTGCTGGCGTTTATGGAGTTCGTCGGCGACAGCCCACTGCTGGCCTTCCATGCCGAATTCGACCAACGCATGCTGGCCCGCGCCCTGAAACAGAGCCTGGGCTTGCGCTTGCAGCATACGTTTATTGATGTCGCAGAAATTGCCCCACTGCTGTGCCCCAAGGCCACGGTGGGCAATGCCGGCCTGGACGGCTGGACCCAGCACTTCGGCCTGCAGGTGCAGCAGCGCCATCATGCCAGCGCCGACGCGCTGGTCACCGCCGAGTTGGCGCTGATCCTACTCAGCAAGGCGCGCCAGCAGGGCCTTGATAGCCTGCCAACGCTGCTGCAGCAGCTCAATAGCCGACGCCGCCAGCTGGCACATTCAATCTAG
- a CDS encoding DUF4212 domain-containing protein gives MTSEQANAAAYWKANVRLITWSLVVWALVSYGFAILLRPLLAGISVGGTDLGFWFAQQGSIITFVGIIFFYAWKMNKLDKQFGVEE, from the coding sequence ATGACTTCTGAACAAGCAAACGCTGCAGCATATTGGAAGGCGAATGTTCGGCTGATCACTTGGAGCCTGGTTGTCTGGGCACTGGTGTCATACGGTTTCGCCATACTGCTTCGACCCCTGTTGGCAGGTATCTCTGTCGGCGGCACCGACCTTGGTTTCTGGTTCGCCCAGCAAGGTTCGATCATCACCTTTGTCGGGATCATTTTCTTCTACGCGTGGAAAATGAACAAACTCGATAAACAATTCGGTGTCGAGGAATAA
- a CDS encoding sodium:solute symporter family protein, giving the protein MSQFVINMLFVGASFVLYFGIAIWARAGSTKEFYVAGGGVHPITNGMATAADWMSAASFISMAGLIAAGGYANSTFLMGWTGGYVLLAMLLAPYLRKFGKFTVPDFIGDRFYSSGARLAAVVCLIIICVTYVIGQMAGAGVAFSRFLEVSNSTGIWIAAGVVFCYAVFGGMKGITYTQVAQYVVLIIAYTIPAVFISLQLTGNPIPMFGMFSEHTESGLPLLQKLNDVVMELGFTSYTGDISSKLNMVLFTLSLMIGTAGLPHVIIRFFTVPKVADARWSAGWTLIFIALLYLTAPAVASMARLNLLTTVYPQGVEAPALAYEERPEWVRTWETTGLIQWEDKNSDGRIQLYNDAAPAFTPTAESLGWKGNELVVNNDILVLANPEIANLPGWVIGLIAAGAIAAALSTAAGLLLAISSAVSHDLIKNMINPKISEKGEMRAARISMAVAILLATWLGLNPPGFAAQVVALAFGIAAATLFPALMMGIFSKRVNDKGAIAGMLVGLVFTVVYIFLYLGWFFIPGTATFANTPDNWMFGISPLSIGTVGAVINFAVAYAVSLATVAPPQEIQDLVESVRTPKGAGGALSH; this is encoded by the coding sequence ATGAGCCAGTTTGTAATCAATATGCTGTTTGTGGGCGCCTCCTTCGTGCTCTATTTCGGCATCGCCATCTGGGCCCGTGCCGGCTCGACCAAGGAATTCTATGTCGCCGGCGGTGGTGTTCACCCCATCACCAACGGCATGGCCACTGCGGCTGACTGGATGTCGGCAGCGTCCTTTATTTCCATGGCGGGGCTGATCGCTGCCGGCGGTTATGCCAACTCCACCTTCCTGATGGGTTGGACCGGCGGTTATGTGCTGCTGGCCATGCTGCTGGCACCTTACCTGCGTAAGTTCGGTAAGTTCACCGTGCCGGACTTTATCGGCGATCGCTTCTACAGTAGCGGCGCACGCCTGGCTGCCGTGGTCTGCCTGATCATCATCTGCGTAACCTATGTAATCGGTCAGATGGCCGGTGCTGGCGTGGCGTTCTCACGCTTCCTAGAAGTGAGCAACTCCACCGGTATCTGGATCGCGGCTGGCGTGGTGTTCTGCTACGCGGTGTTCGGCGGCATGAAGGGCATCACCTACACCCAGGTGGCGCAGTACGTGGTGCTGATCATTGCCTACACCATCCCGGCGGTGTTCATCTCCCTGCAACTGACCGGCAACCCTATCCCGATGTTCGGCATGTTCAGCGAGCACACCGAGTCAGGTTTGCCACTGTTGCAGAAGCTCAATGACGTGGTTATGGAGTTAGGCTTCACCTCTTACACCGGGGATATCAGCAGCAAGCTAAATATGGTGCTGTTCACCCTGTCGCTGATGATCGGTACCGCCGGTCTGCCGCACGTCATCATTCGCTTCTTCACCGTACCGAAAGTGGCTGACGCACGTTGGTCTGCTGGCTGGACGCTGATCTTTATCGCTCTGCTCTATCTCACTGCGCCGGCTGTAGCTTCCATGGCTCGCCTGAACCTGCTGACCACGGTTTATCCGCAGGGTGTTGAAGCGCCAGCGCTGGCGTATGAAGAGCGTCCGGAGTGGGTGAGGACCTGGGAAACCACCGGTTTGATCCAGTGGGAAGACAAGAACAGCGACGGCCGTATCCAGCTGTATAACGATGCTGCTCCAGCCTTTACCCCGACGGCCGAATCACTGGGCTGGAAGGGCAACGAGCTGGTCGTTAACAACGACATTCTGGTACTGGCTAACCCGGAAATTGCCAACCTGCCGGGCTGGGTCATTGGCCTGATTGCAGCGGGTGCGATTGCGGCGGCATTGTCGACGGCGGCTGGGTTGTTGCTGGCGATCTCGTCGGCGGTGAGTCATGACCTGATCAAGAACATGATCAACCCGAAAATCAGTGAGAAGGGGGAAATGCGCGCTGCGCGAATCTCCATGGCGGTGGCGATCTTGTTGGCCACATGGCTGGGGCTCAATCCACCAGGCTTTGCCGCGCAGGTGGTGGCGCTGGCATTCGGTATCGCGGCGGCTACGTTGTTCCCGGCGTTAATGATGGGGATCTTCTCCAAGCGGGTAAACGACAAGGGCGCGATTGCCGGCATGCTGGTTGGCTTGGTGTTCACCGTCGTCTACATCTTCCTGTACTTGGGTTGGTTCTTTATTCCGGGCACGGCGACCTTCGCCAACACCCCGGATAACTGGATGTTCGGCATCTCGCCGCTGTCTATCGGTACTGTGGGTGCGGTGATCAACTTCGCGGTCGCCTACGCCGTGTCGCTGGCCACTGTGGCTCCGCCGCAGGAGATTCAGGACCTGGTCGAAAGCGTGCGGACTCCCAAAGGTGCTGGTGGCGCGTTGAGTCACTGA